From the Priestia aryabhattai genome, one window contains:
- the htpG gene encoding molecular chaperone HtpG, producing MSKKEFKAESKRLLEMMINSIYSQKEVFLRELLSNSSDAIDKIYYKALTDDSLRFNKESYYIKVTPDKTNRTLTIADTGIGMTQEELESSLGTIARSGSLAFKNENETKDGHTIIGQFGVGFYAAFMVADVVTVISKALGSDEAYKWESTGADGYTIELCEKETVGTQIILKIKENTEDETYDEYLEEYRLKAIIKKYSDFIRYPIKMDITEKRPKEDDDNELEDYTEEQVINSMVPIWKKNKNELTPEDYEQFYSEKRYGFDKPLTHLHINVDGTIRYNAILFIPENIPFDYYSKEFEKGLELYSNGVLIMNKCADLLPDYFSFVKGMVDSEDLSLNISREILQQDRQLQLIAKNIGKKIKNELKSLLKNEREKYEKFYESFGRQLKYGVYSDFGSNKDVLKDLLLFYSSTEKKLVTLDEYVSRMPEDQKYIYYASGESYDRIEKLPQAELVADRGYEILYFTEDIDEFAIKMLMTYEEKEFKSVSSSDLGIEAEEEQLNESEEKENKELFDYMKKALAGKVGDVRASKRLKTHPVCLSADGEVTIEMEKILSAMPDNQHVKAEKVLEINVHHDVFASLKDALENDKAKLDLYTNLLYNQALLIEGLSINDPVEFTNDICKIMI from the coding sequence ATGTCAAAAAAAGAATTTAAAGCCGAATCAAAGCGATTATTGGAGATGATGATTAACTCCATCTATTCTCAAAAAGAAGTATTTTTGAGAGAACTTCTATCAAATTCGAGCGATGCAATCGATAAAATTTATTACAAAGCCTTAACAGACGACTCCTTGCGTTTTAACAAAGAAAGCTACTACATAAAAGTAACACCAGATAAAACTAACCGTACCTTAACGATTGCGGATACTGGAATTGGTATGACTCAAGAAGAGCTTGAAAGCAGCTTAGGAACAATTGCCAGAAGCGGTTCTCTTGCTTTTAAAAATGAAAATGAAACAAAGGACGGGCACACGATTATTGGCCAATTCGGCGTTGGATTTTACGCAGCGTTTATGGTAGCAGATGTCGTAACCGTAATTAGTAAAGCATTAGGCAGCGATGAAGCCTATAAATGGGAATCTACTGGGGCTGATGGTTATACGATTGAACTCTGTGAAAAAGAAACGGTTGGAACTCAAATCATTTTAAAAATCAAAGAAAATACAGAAGATGAAACATATGATGAGTATCTAGAAGAATATCGTTTAAAAGCAATCATTAAAAAGTATTCAGACTTTATCCGCTACCCCATTAAAATGGACATAACGGAAAAACGCCCTAAAGAAGACGATGATAACGAGCTAGAAGATTATACAGAAGAACAAGTTATCAACAGCATGGTACCGATCTGGAAGAAAAATAAAAATGAATTGACTCCAGAAGACTATGAGCAGTTTTATTCAGAAAAGCGCTACGGGTTTGATAAACCGCTCACTCACCTTCACATTAATGTAGATGGGACAATTCGCTACAATGCCATTTTATTTATTCCAGAAAATATTCCGTTTGATTACTACTCAAAAGAATTTGAAAAAGGACTTGAGCTTTATTCAAACGGCGTATTAATTATGAATAAATGTGCAGATCTTCTTCCGGACTACTTTAGCTTCGTGAAAGGTATGGTAGATTCTGAAGATTTATCTCTTAATATTTCGCGTGAAATTTTGCAGCAAGATCGCCAGCTTCAGCTAATTGCCAAAAACATCGGCAAGAAAATTAAAAATGAATTAAAAAGCTTGCTTAAAAACGAACGTGAAAAGTACGAGAAGTTTTATGAATCATTTGGTCGCCAGCTGAAGTATGGTGTTTACAGTGACTTCGGAAGCAACAAAGATGTATTAAAAGACCTGCTTTTATTCTATTCTTCTACAGAGAAAAAGCTGGTGACATTAGACGAGTATGTATCGCGCATGCCTGAGGATCAAAAGTATATCTATTATGCATCAGGCGAATCATACGACCGAATTGAAAAGCTTCCTCAAGCAGAATTGGTTGCAGATAGAGGATACGAAATTCTATATTTTACAGAAGATATCGATGAATTTGCGATTAAAATGTTAATGACGTACGAAGAAAAAGAATTTAAATCTGTTTCAAGCAGTGACTTAGGGATTGAAGCAGAAGAAGAACAGCTCAATGAGTCTGAGGAAAAAGAGAATAAAGAGCTATTTGACTATATGAAAAAAGCTTTGGCAGGAAAAGTAGGAGATGTGCGCGCGTCTAAACGTTTAAAAACACATCCCGTTTGCTTATCAGCTGATGGTGAAGTAACGATTGAAATGGAGAAAATTTTAAGTGCTATGCCTGACAATCAGCATGTGAAAGCAGAAAAAGTGTTAGAAATTAACGTACATCATGATGTATTCGCTTCTTTAAAAGATGCACTTGAAAATGATAAAGCGAAATTAGACCTTTATACAAATCTATTATATAACCAAGCTCTTTTAATTGAAGGCTTATCCATTAACGATCCCGTTGAATTCACAAATGACATTTGTAAAATTATGATATAA
- a CDS encoding tubby C-terminal domain-like protein — MQEYIFYLPYFKSAGKNVPVTDENGENVGQLKRMHKNMWTKSIDFLTRDGLPSLDYFSWFPISPQGLKVHLQVQWEGRMVLLLHVKKHQWVIKENGKTVGHLLVKGIIKKEGEQEIRWGNNVYMLNSHETVEEVCIFNQKREKVAEFKSDLFHFKEGKHSIRVLEELPAPIFIASYYITNFIMQYMYI, encoded by the coding sequence ATGCAAGAATATATTTTTTATCTTCCCTATTTTAAATCAGCAGGGAAGAATGTGCCAGTTACAGATGAAAATGGAGAAAACGTTGGACAACTTAAGAGAATGCATAAAAACATGTGGACTAAAAGTATTGATTTTTTAACTCGTGATGGACTTCCATCCTTGGATTATTTTTCTTGGTTTCCCATTTCCCCTCAAGGCTTAAAGGTACATTTACAAGTTCAATGGGAAGGAAGAATGGTGCTTCTTCTTCATGTAAAAAAACACCAGTGGGTGATAAAAGAAAATGGAAAAACAGTGGGTCATCTATTAGTTAAAGGAATAATTAAAAAAGAAGGAGAACAAGAAATCAGATGGGGAAATAACGTCTACATGTTAAACAGCCATGAAACTGTAGAGGAAGTGTGTATTTTTAATCAAAAAAGAGAAAAAGTCGCAGAGTTTAAATCAGACCTTTTTCATTTCAAAGAAGGCAAGCACTCAATAAGAGTACTAGAAGAACTGCCGGCACCCATTTTTATCGCTTCTTACTATATAACTAATTTTATTATGCAATATATGTATATATAA
- the psiE gene encoding phosphate-starvation-inducible protein PsiE, whose translation MIQQDKRPNFKISGILRFILNTALILLAVTLSVLLAKEIFHFIHFSIFNRGVETHYKVLESILVFFLYFEFIAMIVKYFQENYHFPLRYFLYIGITALIRLVIVEHDNPVTTLLHTCAILVLTISYAIIKFSSKQKEKL comes from the coding sequence ATGATACAACAAGATAAAAGACCAAACTTTAAGATTTCAGGCATTCTTCGGTTTATCTTAAATACAGCATTGATTTTACTAGCTGTTACTTTATCCGTTTTGCTTGCTAAAGAAATCTTTCATTTTATTCATTTTTCTATTTTCAACCGAGGGGTTGAGACTCACTACAAAGTTCTTGAAAGTATCTTAGTTTTCTTTTTGTACTTTGAATTTATTGCAATGATCGTAAAATATTTTCAGGAGAATTATCACTTCCCTCTACGCTACTTTCTTTATATTGGCATTACAGCATTGATCCGTCTGGTTATTGTGGAGCACGATAACCCGGTTACTACACTTTTGCATACTTGCGCTATTCTTGTATTAACTATCAGTTACGCTATTATAAAGTTTTCGTCGAAACAAAAGGAGAAACTATAA
- a CDS encoding group I truncated hemoglobin, translating to MEQTLYEKVGGQEAIEKVVDYFYSELVLKDETVSHFFEHTDMDKQRRHQAKFISFALGGPNQYSGKSMAKAHTNMNIQPEHFNAIAKHLHDALAHFNVEEHDIDQALSKVESLRNDIQYK from the coding sequence TTGGAACAAACATTGTATGAAAAAGTGGGCGGACAAGAAGCTATTGAAAAAGTAGTTGATTATTTTTATTCTGAGCTCGTGTTAAAAGATGAAACGGTCAGTCACTTTTTCGAGCATACGGATATGGATAAACAGCGTCGACATCAAGCCAAATTTATAAGCTTTGCCTTAGGTGGACCGAATCAATATTCAGGAAAGTCGATGGCCAAAGCACATACAAATATGAATATTCAACCCGAACATTTTAATGCAATTGCTAAGCATCTTCACGATGCACTTGCTCACTTTAATGTTGAAGAGCATGATATTGACCAAGCATTAAGTAAAGTTGAATCTCTGAGAAATGATATTCAATATAAATAA
- a CDS encoding DUF817 domain-containing protein — MKQLIYFGLEQAKSCFFPIIIFLTLAMTKIIEVPFVFRYDLILLVCLGTQVLMVMFKRETLDEVKVIAVFHVIGLALELYKVHMGSWSYPEKAFTKVWGVPLYSGFMYASVASYMCQVWRRLELKLTNWPSTWIVSILSLAIYLNFFTHHFIYDFRWFLKLFTLLIFYRTFVYFTVNKRTYRMPLALSFVLIGFFIWIAENIATFFGAWQYPDQQKQWTMVHISKISSWLLLVIVSFLIVALLKHLKENQSQFKQRKKSKETNEIYER; from the coding sequence ATGAAGCAATTAATCTATTTTGGTTTAGAACAAGCAAAATCTTGTTTTTTTCCTATTATCATTTTTCTTACATTGGCAATGACAAAAATAATTGAAGTCCCGTTTGTTTTTAGATATGACCTTATTTTATTAGTCTGTCTAGGAACTCAAGTTTTAATGGTGATGTTTAAACGAGAAACGCTTGATGAAGTAAAAGTCATCGCAGTATTTCATGTGATTGGACTAGCATTAGAACTCTACAAAGTTCATATGGGCTCATGGAGCTACCCGGAAAAAGCTTTCACTAAAGTGTGGGGAGTTCCGCTGTACAGCGGCTTTATGTATGCTAGTGTAGCCAGCTACATGTGTCAAGTGTGGAGAAGGCTTGAATTAAAGCTTACGAACTGGCCTTCTACGTGGATTGTCAGTATACTAAGTCTGGCTATTTACCTTAACTTTTTCACGCATCATTTCATTTACGACTTCCGCTGGTTTTTAAAACTTTTCACTTTACTTATTTTTTATCGAACTTTTGTGTATTTCACGGTTAACAAACGTACATATCGCATGCCTTTAGCACTGTCTTTTGTACTGATTGGCTTTTTTATTTGGATCGCTGAAAATATCGCAACATTTTTCGGAGCATGGCAGTATCCAGATCAACAGAAGCAGTGGACAATGGTTCATATAAGTAAAATTAGCTCTTGGCTTCTTCTTGTGATTGTTAGTTTCTTGATTGTTGCTTTACTGAAGCATTTAAAAGAAAATCAAAGTCAATTTAAACAAAGGAAGAAATCAAAAGAAACAAACGAAATATATGAAAGATAG
- a CDS encoding N-acetylmuramoyl-L-alanine amidase, translating to MIKRIFWDKGHGGQDAGAVGNGLQEKQLTHKIVEYAMDFLSSNYTGFIQKTSRTGDTYPSLTERARMANAWNADVFVSVHINAGGGSGYESYVHTTKASKASISLQNYLNNAILSAMRSFGSIKAHGGDMAREANYSVLRNTNAPAVLTENLYIDSSDSQYLKNEQFLKAVGQAHAIGVAKFLGLPSKSAPSKTPTTVQTPAKSEAIGTVKVLVDDLWYYNKPDWHAKVGKTKKGDVFTVVNKTKVNTAYMYQLISGTYITAAPKYVRFTKK from the coding sequence ATGATAAAACGTATTTTTTGGGATAAAGGGCATGGAGGACAAGATGCAGGAGCAGTAGGGAATGGACTGCAAGAAAAACAACTCACACACAAAATTGTTGAATATGCCATGGATTTCCTCTCTTCTAACTACACAGGATTTATACAAAAGACAAGCCGTACGGGTGACACATACCCATCGTTAACTGAGCGTGCCAGAATGGCAAATGCTTGGAATGCAGATGTTTTTGTTAGTGTGCATATTAATGCTGGTGGAGGAAGTGGATATGAAAGTTATGTTCATACAACTAAAGCTAGTAAAGCATCTATTTCTCTTCAAAACTACTTAAATAATGCAATCTTAAGTGCGATGCGTAGTTTTGGGAGTATCAAAGCGCATGGTGGAGATATGGCAAGAGAGGCTAATTATTCGGTGTTACGTAATACAAATGCCCCTGCCGTATTAACAGAAAATTTATATATCGATTCATCTGACTCTCAATATTTAAAAAATGAACAATTTTTAAAAGCAGTGGGGCAGGCACATGCAATTGGAGTTGCAAAGTTTCTGGGGTTACCAAGTAAATCAGCTCCTTCAAAAACGCCAACAACTGTTCAGACACCAGCAAAATCAGAAGCTATTGGCACAGTAAAGGTACTAGTGGATGATTTGTGGTACTACAACAAGCCTGACTGGCATGCAAAAGTAGGGAAAACTAAAAAAGGCGATGTATTCACAGTCGTTAATAAAACCAAAGTAAATACCGCTTATATGTACCAGTTAATTAGTGGCACATACATCACAGCTGCACCGAAATATGTGAGGTTTACTAAGAAATAA
- a CDS encoding HD domain-containing protein, with protein sequence MSLIKEARRYAEHAHSGQMRKLSDKPYIVHPVNVGNILEKAGFSEEVIAAAYLHDAVEDTSVTLEEIVQKFGLEVAGIVEAHTEDKSKSWEERKQHTIQIVKTGSLEVKSLIVADKLDNLRSLKESYDQQGDTIWNSFKRGFEKQKWYYQSISTYAKKGLESSQIPSFFYTYEQEVNDFFRS encoded by the coding sequence ATGTCTTTAATAAAAGAAGCACGTAGATATGCAGAACACGCTCATAGCGGCCAAATGCGTAAGTTGTCCGATAAACCTTATATTGTTCACCCTGTTAACGTAGGTAATATTTTAGAAAAAGCGGGTTTTAGTGAAGAAGTAATTGCAGCAGCTTATCTGCATGATGCTGTAGAAGATACAAGTGTAACACTTGAAGAAATTGTACAGAAGTTTGGTTTAGAGGTAGCGGGGATTGTTGAAGCTCATACGGAAGACAAATCAAAAAGCTGGGAAGAACGTAAACAGCATACAATTCAAATCGTTAAAACTGGTTCTCTTGAAGTGAAATCCTTAATTGTAGCGGATAAATTAGACAATTTACGGTCTTTAAAAGAAAGCTACGATCAGCAAGGAGATACGATTTGGAATAGCTTTAAAAGAGGATTCGAAAAGCAGAAATGGTACTACCAATCCATCAGTACATACGCTAAAAAAGGGTTAGAATCAAGCCAAATTCCAAGCTTTTTTTATACGTACGAACAAGAAGTAAATGATTTTTTTAGAAGTTAA
- a CDS encoding phosphoglycerate dehydrogenase, which translates to MSTLTLEKVQTIKTLNNIAQKGLNVFNQEGYQIDNDSANPDAIVVRSFNMHSMAFDQNLKAIARAGAGVNNIPVDACTEQGIVVFNTPGANANAVKEMVLTTIMASSRNLFAGVEWTKGLDGQGDQIPKLVEAGKKQFVGKEIKGKTLGVIGLGAIGALVANDALDLDMDVIGFDPFISVNTAWNLSRNVQRAMSLEELFAASDYITVHVPLTDDTKGVFNKETFSIMKPDVHILNFSRGELVNEEDMKAALESGKVGRYITDFPNQNVLNMKNVVPIPHLGASTQESEENCAVMAARQVKNFLETGNVKNSVNFPNTSLPYTGKKRVAAFHHNVPNMVGQITQVFSNYNLNIADMVNRSRGEYAYTMIDIDNQVSDEIVPELEEKIGQIEGIVTIRII; encoded by the coding sequence ATGAGCACATTAACATTAGAGAAAGTACAAACAATCAAAACGTTAAACAACATTGCACAAAAAGGTCTAAATGTTTTTAATCAAGAAGGTTATCAAATTGACAACGACAGCGCAAATCCAGATGCTATTGTCGTGCGTAGCTTTAACATGCATAGCATGGCATTTGACCAAAATTTAAAGGCTATTGCACGAGCTGGAGCAGGGGTTAATAATATTCCGGTGGACGCTTGCACGGAGCAAGGTATCGTTGTATTTAATACGCCAGGAGCTAATGCAAACGCAGTAAAAGAAATGGTTTTAACTACGATTATGGCTTCTTCTCGTAACTTATTTGCTGGAGTTGAATGGACAAAAGGCTTAGATGGCCAAGGTGATCAAATTCCTAAGTTAGTTGAAGCAGGTAAAAAACAGTTTGTTGGAAAAGAAATCAAAGGTAAAACATTAGGCGTTATTGGTTTAGGTGCAATTGGTGCTCTTGTAGCAAACGACGCGCTTGATTTAGATATGGATGTAATTGGTTTTGATCCATTCATTTCTGTTAATACAGCTTGGAATTTGTCTCGCAATGTACAGCGTGCAATGTCTCTAGAAGAACTATTTGCAGCATCTGACTATATTACTGTTCACGTTCCATTAACGGATGATACAAAAGGTGTTTTCAATAAAGAAACGTTCAGCATCATGAAACCAGATGTTCATATTTTAAACTTCTCACGCGGTGAGCTTGTAAATGAAGAAGATATGAAAGCTGCTCTTGAAAGTGGAAAAGTTGGTCGATACATTACAGATTTCCCAAATCAAAATGTCTTGAACATGAAAAATGTTGTGCCAATTCCTCATTTAGGGGCATCAACTCAAGAATCAGAAGAGAACTGTGCGGTAATGGCAGCACGTCAAGTAAAGAATTTCTTAGAAACAGGAAATGTTAAAAACTCAGTGAACTTCCCGAATACGTCTCTTCCTTACACTGGGAAAAAACGCGTAGCTGCTTTCCATCACAATGTGCCAAATATGGTAGGACAAATTACGCAAGTGTTCTCAAACTACAATTTAAACATTGCAGATATGGTGAACAGAAGCCGCGGTGAATACGCGTATACAATGATCGATATTGACAATCAAGTAAGTGACGAGATTGTGCCTGAGCTAGAAGAAAAAATTGGTCAGATTGAAGGAATTGTTACAATTCGTATTATCTAA
- a CDS encoding helix-turn-helix transcriptional regulator, producing the protein MCKLEFILAEKEIKYEDFAKIVGVSPAGLSSLINNKSLPSFESAYQISEALEMDIKEIRIKPEQ; encoded by the coding sequence ATGTGTAAATTGGAATTTATTTTAGCGGAGAAAGAAATTAAATATGAAGATTTCGCTAAAATAGTAGGTGTCAGTCCTGCTGGATTGAGTTCTCTTATTAATAACAAAAGCTTACCCTCGTTTGAAAGTGCTTATCAAATTAGCGAAGCATTGGAAATGGATATTAAAGAAATTCGGATTAAGCCTGAGCAGTAG
- a CDS encoding tyrosine-type recombinase/integrase, translated as MRHTHATLLLEASVSLKEVQERLGHSSIKMTGDIYAHVTNKMKNNASKKFSEYMQGNS; from the coding sequence TTGCGTCATACCCATGCTACTTTATTATTAGAAGCTAGTGTAAGTCTAAAAGAAGTTCAAGAACGTCTAGGACACTCTAGTATTAAAATGACTGGAGATATTTATGCGCACGTAACAAATAAAATGAAAAATAATGCTTCTAAGAAATTCAGTGAATACATGCAAGGAAATAGCTAA
- a CDS encoding vanadium-dependent haloperoxidase: MQRNYRQWTQYPYPGEKNPPKGSATPGSWPMFFMSKEQNGIFLDPFHQSIHWQIKSPDAIDWQKELTFVEQTLKALTPEQIRIAQYWGTGELSAKITTAIFSLCEKYKIGSPHTARILGYFHAAINDTFIITWYLKYLWDVARPNQYEQNLSPILLTPRFPSYPSAHATIAGCSENLLRHFFPKETKPLRKWMEESAQSRLYAGVHFKVDNDEGLRLGRQIGDVIVKLVEAQNVRSDYA, from the coding sequence GTGCAAAGGAATTATAGACAGTGGACTCAATATCCATATCCCGGTGAAAAAAATCCGCCTAAAGGCTCTGCAACTCCTGGTTCTTGGCCAATGTTTTTTATGTCTAAAGAACAGAATGGTATATTTTTAGATCCTTTTCACCAATCAATTCATTGGCAAATAAAAAGTCCAGATGCTATCGACTGGCAAAAAGAATTAACCTTTGTAGAACAAACGTTAAAAGCACTTACACCTGAACAAATCCGAATTGCGCAATATTGGGGAACTGGGGAACTAAGCGCAAAGATTACAACCGCTATTTTCAGCTTATGTGAGAAGTACAAGATTGGATCTCCTCATACAGCTAGAATTTTAGGCTATTTCCATGCGGCTATAAATGATACGTTTATCATTACTTGGTATTTAAAATACCTTTGGGATGTTGCAAGGCCTAACCAGTATGAACAGAATTTATCTCCTATCTTATTAACGCCACGCTTTCCTTCTTACCCTTCCGCCCATGCCACCATCGCTGGGTGCTCAGAAAATTTATTGCGTCATTTTTTCCCAAAAGAAACAAAACCCTTAAGAAAATGGATGGAAGAGAGTGCGCAGTCTCGCTTATATGCAGGTGTGCACTTTAAAGTTGATAATGACGAGGGACTAAGATTAGGACGACAAATAGGAGACGTAATTGTAAAATTAGTGGAAGCTCAAAACGTACGCAGTGATTACGCCTAA
- a CDS encoding SMP-30/gluconolactonase/LRE family protein, whose translation MEAKIEKKYNGRLLEGPLWDEENQKLVLVDILDKKLLTYDPKTTTLEDISLPSVVTSVSKTNHSKLIVSSRNQLLLVDKNKKDHEEYIHLDTLEKTMRFNDGKCDPYNRFWIGTMSEEDEEGKAQLYVVDEKGVIKSAKEGLSVSNGLAWNRTGDKFFLIDSPKNKIMSYSFSKETTRLEDEKVVIDLSNMEGFPDGMTIDEHDRLWVALWGGSKVICVDPNKGEIIESIHLPVSNVTSCTFGGDDLQTLFITTAKEEEKYEEAAGSLFSCRVGVKGVPACTYVY comes from the coding sequence ATGGAAGCGAAAATTGAAAAAAAGTACAATGGCCGTTTGCTTGAAGGACCCCTATGGGATGAAGAAAATCAAAAATTAGTGCTAGTAGACATCTTAGATAAAAAGCTTCTTACGTACGATCCAAAAACGACAACATTAGAAGATATTTCTCTTCCTTCAGTCGTTACAAGCGTTTCTAAAACCAATCATTCAAAATTGATTGTCTCCAGCCGTAATCAGCTGCTTTTAGTTGATAAAAACAAGAAAGATCATGAAGAATATATCCATTTAGATACTCTTGAAAAAACCATGCGTTTTAATGACGGGAAATGTGATCCATATAATCGCTTTTGGATTGGCACGATGAGTGAAGAAGATGAAGAAGGAAAAGCCCAGCTGTACGTAGTAGATGAAAAAGGTGTAATCAAGAGCGCTAAAGAAGGATTAAGCGTGTCAAATGGACTAGCTTGGAATCGAACAGGGGATAAATTCTTTCTGATTGATTCACCGAAAAATAAAATTATGTCTTATTCATTTTCTAAAGAAACAACAAGGCTCGAAGATGAAAAAGTGGTGATTGACCTTTCAAATATGGAAGGGTTTCCCGATGGAATGACAATTGATGAGCACGACCGATTATGGGTAGCGCTTTGGGGAGGTTCGAAAGTTATTTGCGTAGATCCAAATAAAGGAGAAATTATAGAATCTATTCACCTTCCTGTTTCCAATGTAACCAGCTGTACATTTGGAGGAGACGATTTACAAACACTATTTATCACAACAGCCAAGGAAGAAGAAAAATACGAAGAAGCTGCCGGCTCTCTTTTTTCATGCCGAGTAGGAGTAAAAGGTGTACCTGCTTGTACTTACGTGTATTAG
- the hpaB gene encoding 4-hydroxyphenylacetate 3-monooxygenase, oxygenase component, translating to MSAINGKQYVERINQLKANVWVDGKLVTGNISEHPAFEGAINSQAKLYDLQHDKKIKDIMTYRSPASKEFVGTSYLQPKTKEELKKRREMTQQWAQLTHGMMGRSPDYMNTVLMAFASSAELLRGTENCFPENIISYYEYVREHDLSLTHTFIDPQVNRIQFYYEQNEEPIAAKILDKNNEGIVIQGAKLLATQGGMTDELLVLSSAGIQGKEKGFAFSIPSNTKGIKFIGRESFAGKDSTFDYPLSSRFEEMDTIVVFEHVLIPWNRVFFYENVDVSNTFLSSSSFSAFALHQVTSRRIVKTEFVLGIVQSLIETINITDYPHVREKATEIIIALETMKALVMKAEEEAEIDPWGYMRPNETTLRIAANLFSKTYPTFTEIIQLLGASGLIAIPTENTCRSFVKEDITRYLQAKSRGAEDRIKLFRLAWDLTMSPFGTRETLYERFFFGEPVQLTSYLYLSYDKEHYVQRVTDFLKS from the coding sequence ATGTCAGCAATCAACGGGAAGCAATACGTAGAGAGAATCAATCAATTAAAAGCAAATGTATGGGTTGATGGCAAGCTCGTAACAGGCAATATATCAGAACATCCGGCTTTTGAAGGAGCCATTAACAGTCAAGCTAAGCTTTATGATCTTCAGCATGATAAAAAAATCAAAGATATCATGACATATCGATCTCCGGCTTCTAAGGAATTTGTCGGTACATCTTATTTACAGCCTAAAACAAAAGAAGAGTTAAAAAAGAGACGAGAGATGACTCAGCAATGGGCACAATTAACCCACGGTATGATGGGGAGAAGTCCAGATTATATGAATACCGTATTGATGGCTTTTGCATCCTCTGCAGAACTCCTGAGAGGAACAGAAAATTGCTTTCCTGAAAATATAATTTCTTATTATGAATATGTGAGAGAGCACGATTTATCGCTCACCCATACATTCATTGATCCTCAAGTCAATCGAATTCAATTTTATTACGAGCAAAACGAAGAACCGATAGCAGCAAAAATATTGGATAAAAACAATGAGGGAATCGTTATCCAAGGCGCGAAACTGCTTGCTACACAGGGCGGAATGACGGATGAGCTACTCGTACTGTCTTCAGCGGGCATTCAAGGAAAAGAAAAAGGATTTGCTTTTTCAATTCCAAGTAATACAAAAGGAATTAAATTTATTGGTAGAGAATCATTTGCAGGAAAAGATTCGACGTTTGATTATCCATTAAGTTCTAGATTTGAAGAAATGGATACAATTGTTGTCTTTGAACATGTATTAATACCGTGGAACCGCGTGTTTTTCTATGAAAATGTAGATGTATCAAATACATTTCTTTCTTCTAGTTCCTTCTCTGCCTTTGCTCTGCATCAAGTAACTTCAAGGCGAATTGTCAAAACAGAGTTTGTATTAGGGATTGTACAATCTCTGATTGAGACCATTAACATTACGGACTATCCGCATGTGCGAGAAAAAGCAACGGAGATTATTATTGCGTTAGAAACGATGAAAGCTCTCGTGATGAAAGCAGAAGAAGAAGCGGAGATTGATCCATGGGGATACATGCGTCCGAATGAAACTACACTTCGTATTGCCGCAAATTTATTTTCAAAAACATATCCTACCTTTACAGAGATTATCCAGCTTTTAGGTGCAAGCGGACTAATAGCAATACCAACAGAAAATACGTGCCGCTCATTTGTTAAAGAAGATATTACGCGCTATTTGCAAGCTAAATCGAGAGGTGCAGAGGATCGAATTAAGCTTTTTCGACTAGCGTGGGATTTAACTATGAGTCCGTTCGGTACAAGAGAAACACTGTATGAACGTTTTTTCTTTGGGGAGCCTGTACAATTAACCAGTTATCTGTACTTATCTTACGATAAAGAGCACTATGTACAGAGAGTCACCGATTTTTTGAAAAGTTAA